A window from Aquabacterium sp. NJ1 encodes these proteins:
- a CDS encoding helix-turn-helix domain-containing protein translates to MRRASHMSGVCPSCHHVGPLLRHAVRPSWWRDVPQDGRPQVRRGDIVRWRCPACSQTHSCQPDWALPGKRLTRALDAWVRQALQAGQSARAVARWCGVDEKTVRTWGSTS, encoded by the coding sequence ATGAGGCGCGCATCCCACATGTCCGGGGTCTGCCCCAGTTGCCATCATGTCGGCCCCTTGCTGCGCCACGCCGTGCGGCCCAGTTGGTGGCGTGATGTGCCGCAAGACGGCCGGCCGCAGGTTCGTCGCGGAGACATCGTGCGCTGGCGTTGCCCCGCCTGCAGCCAGACCCATTCTTGCCAGCCGGATTGGGCCTTGCCGGGCAAGCGCCTGACCCGGGCGCTGGATGCCTGGGTCCGACAGGCCTTGCAGGCTGGCCAGAGTGCACGGGCCGTGGCGCGCTGGTGCGGGGTGGACGAAAAAACCGTGCGAACCTGGGGCAGTACGAGCTGA
- the imuA gene encoding translesion DNA synthesis-associated protein ImuA yields the protein MNLPSARLSHAHDPSCGASALPEHVAQAVWRGDAMGRVASTVIPSGHPTLDAELPGGGWPCQAMTEVLLAQSAQAEWRLLSPALAQVVRQGGSILLIAPPHSPHLPGLFREGLHEERLIRVDAQTPAERLWATEQALKAGCVSAVLSWLPQVRPEQIRRLHACAAQHPGSLFVFRPAKAQADSSAAPLRVLLGLGPCPHPLQVQIIKRRGPMLDQVLSLPHWPTGLMPLLPPASLPSQLPVSSRSVPLLSPPFPTPLPITAADSLPHPDLDTHRRPHHAALDRTAAREPRVLS from the coding sequence ATGAACCTGCCTTCCGCCCGCCTCTCACACGCTCACGATCCGTCCTGCGGCGCGTCTGCCTTGCCTGAGCACGTGGCGCAGGCTGTGTGGCGTGGGGATGCCATGGGGCGGGTGGCCAGCACGGTCATCCCCAGTGGGCACCCGACGCTGGATGCCGAATTGCCGGGCGGGGGCTGGCCGTGTCAGGCCATGACCGAGGTGTTGCTGGCCCAATCGGCCCAGGCCGAGTGGCGCTTGCTGAGCCCGGCGCTGGCGCAGGTCGTGCGGCAAGGTGGCAGCATCTTGTTGATTGCGCCGCCGCATTCACCCCACCTGCCCGGTTTGTTTCGCGAAGGGCTGCATGAAGAACGCCTGATCCGCGTGGATGCCCAGACACCCGCCGAGCGGCTGTGGGCCACCGAGCAGGCACTGAAGGCCGGGTGCGTCAGCGCTGTCCTGAGCTGGTTGCCCCAGGTGCGCCCGGAGCAGATCCGGCGTCTGCATGCCTGCGCGGCGCAGCACCCAGGGTCTCTGTTCGTGTTTCGGCCTGCCAAGGCCCAGGCCGATTCATCCGCAGCGCCCTTGCGTGTGCTGCTGGGGCTGGGGCCATGCCCGCATCCCTTGCAAGTACAGATCATCAAACGGCGAGGGCCGATGCTGGATCAGGTCTTGAGCCTGCCGCATTGGCCAACTGGCCTGATGCCGCTGCTGCCGCCGGCCTCTTTGCCAAGCCAGCTGCCAGTTTCTTCGCGCTCCGTTCCGCTCCTTTCTCCCCCCTTCCCCACGCCTTTGCCCATTACCGCCGCCGACTCCCTGCCCCATCCTGATCTCGACACACACCGCAGGCCACACCATGCTGCACTGGATCGCACTGCTGCCCGGGAGCCCCGCGTTCTGTCCTGA
- a CDS encoding GGDEF domain-containing protein — protein MATERLTLGLDDPMMARINRLLEKGFPWMKFPGALEQQFLLDLAEPRRRHFLISSLISLLIYNGFLVVDYLMTRDVFWLAVQLRILFFTPLSIAFIYLIWRKKGIFIHSLPPASLEVIVVSSGLIAAASLAFILSETKSPFSPYYHVGFTIIVLYGNIVQRLRFWYAVVFSTALLGIHLAGILLLGSFPHRLLWPILSLVLSAVAFSLTANYVMERDERKRYLLTMRERGVVRELTRAHERLQELSRVDGLTGLYNRRHFQEYVERVWERSQFDGDDVSIMMVDVDHFKKYNDRYGHPAGDECLTQIAKVLQGAVRRPEDLIARYGGEEFIVVLPQTASAYAVGVAERVREAVEALQMRHESSTSSHFVTVSIGVSSCKADFLLKASQLIAAADLALYQAKHEGRNRVCVQELTKPVSTP, from the coding sequence GTGGCCACCGAACGCCTGACCCTGGGGCTGGACGACCCCATGATGGCGCGGATCAACCGCCTGCTCGAAAAAGGCTTCCCCTGGATGAAGTTCCCGGGGGCGCTGGAGCAGCAGTTTCTGCTGGACCTGGCTGAGCCGCGCCGGCGCCATTTCCTGATCAGCAGCCTGATTTCCCTGTTGATCTACAACGGCTTCCTGGTTGTGGATTACCTGATGACCAGAGACGTATTCTGGTTGGCCGTGCAGTTGCGGATTCTGTTTTTCACGCCGCTGTCGATTGCCTTCATCTACCTGATCTGGCGGAAAAAAGGCATATTCATCCACAGTTTGCCACCCGCTTCGCTTGAGGTCATCGTGGTGAGCAGTGGTTTGATTGCCGCGGCGAGCCTGGCCTTCATCCTGTCGGAAACCAAAAGCCCGTTCTCACCCTACTATCACGTTGGTTTCACCATCATCGTGCTGTACGGCAATATCGTGCAGCGCTTGCGCTTCTGGTATGCGGTGGTGTTTTCAACGGCCCTGCTGGGTATCCACCTGGCGGGTATATTGCTGCTGGGCAGTTTTCCTCACCGCTTGTTGTGGCCCATTCTCTCGCTGGTGTTGTCGGCCGTGGCGTTTTCCTTGACGGCCAATTACGTGATGGAGCGCGATGAGCGCAAGCGTTACTTGCTGACCATGCGCGAGCGTGGCGTGGTGCGCGAGTTGACGCGCGCGCATGAGCGCCTGCAGGAATTGTCCCGCGTGGATGGCTTGACCGGCTTGTACAACCGCCGGCATTTTCAGGAATACGTCGAGCGCGTCTGGGAGCGCAGCCAGTTTGATGGTGATGACGTCAGCATCATGATGGTCGATGTCGACCACTTCAAGAAGTACAACGACCGTTATGGCCACCCCGCGGGGGACGAGTGCCTGACCCAGATCGCCAAAGTGCTCCAAGGCGCCGTACGCCGCCCGGAGGACCTGATTGCTCGTTATGGTGGCGAGGAGTTCATTGTCGTGCTGCCCCAGACTGCATCGGCCTATGCCGTGGGGGTGGCCGAGCGGGTGCGCGAAGCAGTCGAGGCCTTGCAGATGCGGCACGAAAGCTCGACCTCATCGCATTTCGTGACGGTCAGCATCGGGGTGTCGTCATGCAAGGCGGACTTCCTGCTGAAGGCCTCTCAGCTCATTGCGGCGGCTGATCTGGCGCTGTATCAGGCCAAGCACGAAGGCCGCAACCGTGTGTGCGTGCAGGAGTTGACCAAGCCGGTTTCAACGCCCTGA
- the ribA gene encoding GTP cyclohydrolase II: MSTPDSASKPPVDALTPVTTALVEFLAEARVPTEHGSFTMKLFREKATGLEHVAMVMGDVAGSALVRVHSECMTGDVFGSLRCDCGPQLHFAMSEIGKKGSGVVVYLRQEGRGIGLANKLRAYQLQDQGMDTVEANQHLGFAPDLRTFDAAAEILSYLGINSVRLMTNNPRKVDTLTQHGVKIEERVPVRSDVQAENERYLGTKARKLGHHIDWLG; the protein is encoded by the coding sequence ATGTCCACCCCTGATTCCGCCAGCAAGCCCCCTGTCGATGCCTTGACGCCTGTGACCACCGCCCTGGTCGAGTTCCTGGCCGAGGCACGTGTGCCCACCGAGCACGGCAGCTTCACCATGAAGCTGTTTCGTGAAAAAGCCACGGGCCTGGAGCACGTGGCCATGGTCATGGGCGACGTCGCCGGCAGCGCCCTGGTGCGCGTGCACTCCGAATGCATGACGGGTGACGTTTTCGGCTCCCTGCGCTGCGACTGCGGCCCTCAACTGCATTTCGCCATGAGCGAAATCGGCAAGAAGGGCAGCGGCGTGGTCGTTTACCTGCGCCAGGAAGGCCGTGGCATTGGCCTGGCCAACAAGCTGCGCGCCTACCAGTTGCAGGACCAGGGCATGGACACCGTGGAAGCCAACCAGCATCTGGGCTTTGCGCCCGACCTGCGTACCTTCGACGCGGCGGCCGAGATCCTGTCTTACCTGGGTATCAACTCGGTCCGGCTGATGACCAACAACCCGCGCAAGGTCGACACCCTGACCCAGCACGGCGTCAAGATCGAAGAACGTGTGCCAGTGCGCAGTGACGTCCAGGCCGAAAACGAACGCTATCTGGGCACCAAGGCCCGCAAGCTCGGCCACCACATCGACTGGCTGGGCTGA
- a CDS encoding DNA polymerase Y family protein, producing the protein MLHWIALLPGSPAFCPDPEVPVSVAPTVLSALHLGWWALQFTPRVALLEDAVVLEVQASERLFGGASVLRERIVAEAHAHGASAHAHAATALAAVALARHGQAAASSSEPARVVSPRVHAALHAADEGDGSEGDNEGDSKGDTEGLARLAAALDALPLDVLPGVAMHSHTLARLGCRTLADVRALPRGGLSRRFGAGLLQTLDRAYGRSPEAFDWLVLPPVFDARLELPGRVESAPALLFAASRLLQQLCAWLAGRQAGVTAFTLRWLHDWHRRDSSREGEWTVRLASPTRDYPRLSRLLAEHLQRIQLHAPVGDISLHADAIEALPVGNQQLFQEHREDQLSARPDALLTPAAQRAQRDALLALLEKLSVRLGPERVLQARIQADHRLECAQRWLSAVQALSDKRRQPEQAQRVADMPQPGWVLPEPLPLALDHELGQHPVYQGRLTLLAGPHRIEAGWWDANTGHARFTRDYYLASSAHAGLLWVFRSQQAADEPGSPWYLHGFFA; encoded by the coding sequence ATGCTGCACTGGATCGCACTGCTGCCCGGGAGCCCCGCGTTCTGTCCTGATCCTGAGGTGCCAGTCAGCGTTGCACCCACCGTGCTGAGCGCATTGCACCTGGGCTGGTGGGCTCTGCAGTTCACGCCTCGGGTGGCCTTGCTGGAAGATGCCGTGGTGCTGGAGGTGCAAGCCAGCGAGCGCCTGTTTGGTGGCGCCTCGGTATTGCGTGAACGCATCGTGGCTGAAGCCCATGCCCATGGCGCATCAGCCCATGCCCATGCCGCCACGGCCTTGGCGGCTGTGGCGCTGGCTCGCCATGGGCAAGCGGCGGCGTCCTCATCTGAGCCTGCCCGCGTGGTGTCACCGCGGGTGCATGCGGCTTTGCATGCTGCCGATGAAGGTGACGGCAGTGAAGGCGACAACGAAGGCGACAGCAAGGGTGACACCGAAGGCCTTGCCAGACTGGCAGCCGCTCTGGATGCCTTGCCGCTGGATGTGCTGCCGGGCGTCGCCATGCACAGCCACACGCTGGCCAGATTGGGTTGCCGCACCCTGGCCGATGTGCGTGCCCTGCCCCGAGGTGGCTTGAGCCGGCGGTTCGGTGCAGGTTTGCTGCAGACGCTGGACCGGGCCTATGGCCGCAGCCCCGAGGCCTTTGACTGGCTGGTGCTGCCGCCTGTGTTCGACGCCCGGCTGGAGTTGCCTGGCCGGGTTGAATCGGCCCCTGCCCTGCTGTTCGCCGCCAGCCGGCTGTTGCAGCAACTGTGCGCCTGGCTCGCCGGCCGGCAAGCGGGCGTCACGGCCTTCACCCTGCGCTGGCTGCACGATTGGCACCGGCGAGACAGCAGCCGCGAAGGCGAATGGACCGTGCGCCTGGCCAGCCCCACGCGTGACTACCCACGCCTGAGCCGCCTGCTGGCCGAGCACCTGCAACGCATCCAGCTGCATGCGCCCGTGGGTGACATCAGCCTGCATGCCGACGCCATCGAGGCGCTGCCCGTGGGCAACCAGCAACTGTTTCAGGAGCACCGCGAAGATCAACTGAGCGCTCGGCCCGATGCCTTGCTCACGCCGGCCGCGCAGCGTGCTCAGCGCGATGCCTTGCTGGCCTTGCTGGAAAAGCTCAGCGTGCGCCTGGGGCCCGAGCGCGTGTTGCAGGCCCGCATCCAGGCCGACCACCGGCTGGAGTGCGCGCAGCGGTGGCTGTCTGCCGTGCAAGCCTTGTCAGACAAGCGCCGACAGCCCGAGCAGGCCCAGCGGGTTGCCGACATGCCGCAGCCTGGCTGGGTGCTGCCCGAGCCCCTGCCCTTGGCGCTGGACCACGAATTGGGCCAGCACCCGGTCTACCAGGGGCGCTTGACGCTGCTGGCCGGCCCGCACCGCATCGAAGCAGGCTGGTGGGATGCCAACACCGGTCATGCCCGCTTCACACGCGACTACTACCTGGCCAGCAGTGCCCATGCGGGGCTGTTGTGGGTCTTCAGAAGTCAGCAGGCCGCAGACGAGCCTGGTAGCCCCTGGTACCTGCACGGCTTCTTTGCCTGA
- a CDS encoding glutathione S-transferase family protein, translated as MIELFHCISARSFRPLWLLEELGMPYALRMLPFPPRVHQREFLALNPLGTVPLMLDGATRMTESAAMCQYLAARYSPGQLDVAVHEPAYGDYLNLLHFGEATLTFPQTLVLRYTHFEPEGKKQPQVAQDYARWFLARLRTLEPRLAESAFLCAGRFTAADVSVGYALLLAQHLGLSEQFTPKVAAYWASLQQRPGYQRAQDAQWQAARDQGLPALAAPDVRP; from the coding sequence GTGATCGAACTCTTTCATTGCATCAGCGCACGGTCGTTTCGCCCCCTCTGGCTTCTGGAAGAGTTGGGCATGCCCTATGCCTTGCGCATGCTTCCATTCCCGCCGCGTGTGCATCAACGCGAGTTCCTGGCGCTCAACCCCTTGGGCACGGTACCGTTGATGCTTGATGGCGCCACGCGCATGACCGAATCGGCCGCCATGTGCCAGTACCTGGCCGCCCGCTACAGCCCAGGCCAACTGGACGTTGCCGTACACGAGCCGGCTTATGGCGATTACCTGAACCTGCTCCACTTTGGCGAAGCCACGCTGACCTTCCCGCAAACGCTGGTGCTGCGCTACACGCACTTCGAGCCCGAGGGCAAGAAACAGCCGCAGGTGGCGCAGGACTACGCCAGATGGTTCCTCGCCAGGCTGCGTACCCTGGAGCCGCGCCTGGCCGAGTCGGCCTTCCTGTGCGCTGGGCGCTTCACCGCGGCAGATGTGTCCGTCGGGTATGCCTTGTTGCTGGCGCAGCACCTGGGGTTGTCAGAACAGTTCACACCCAAGGTGGCCGCGTATTGGGCCAGCCTGCAGCAGCGGCCTGGTTACCAACGTGCACAAGACGCTCAATGGCAGGCCGCCCGGGATCAAGGCCTGCCAGCCCTTGCCGCACCGGATGTGCGCCCCTGA
- a CDS encoding diguanylate cyclase — translation MLNGLKHLTVGLIEVPSIPNPLQDLRRPGFDLTEPTELDQAPVQAEESRQIDRLLEQGFPWLRFPAVLEARFSLDHAEQRLKLLLVSGMLVTVLFNWLLLSDWLMVPDMFEQALKLRLFVFTPCTIIGFFLIAKLPPPLAREWLATGTGLAASAVNLYICLSSTDAMAGPYLISLVPIVMFSNSVAQMRFFPALVMDTAILGMFGYGVYSLSEQSSMAIMIPAGLTLTSAIVFTLYGCYMLERDERQNWLLHLRERVLLRELERANKHLDEVSRCDILTEVANRRHFDEYLQHVWDRACRDGSEISLMMIDVDHFKSYNDRYGHPEGDACLKDVATMLKRRLRRPGDLIARFGGEEFIAVLAGTPLSTAASAAERVRKGVESLNRAHAASPTQPVVTVSIGVACLRPNSPHASPAQLISAADEALYQAKSRGRNRVFAFGTHD, via the coding sequence ATGCTGAACGGTCTCAAGCACCTCACGGTTGGATTGATCGAAGTGCCCTCCATCCCGAATCCCCTCCAGGATCTGAGGCGACCAGGTTTTGACCTGACCGAGCCGACGGAACTGGACCAGGCGCCGGTTCAGGCTGAAGAGTCACGTCAGATCGATCGTCTGCTGGAGCAAGGCTTTCCATGGCTGCGCTTCCCGGCAGTGCTTGAGGCGCGCTTTTCCCTGGATCATGCCGAGCAGCGGCTCAAGTTGCTGCTGGTCAGCGGCATGCTGGTCACCGTGCTCTTCAACTGGTTGCTGCTGTCCGACTGGTTGATGGTGCCCGACATGTTCGAGCAGGCGCTCAAGTTGCGCCTGTTTGTGTTCACGCCCTGCACGATCATTGGTTTTTTCCTGATCGCGAAGCTGCCGCCGCCGCTGGCCAGGGAGTGGTTGGCCACCGGGACTGGCCTGGCGGCTTCTGCCGTCAACCTGTATATCTGCCTGTCCAGCACGGATGCCATGGCCGGGCCCTACCTGATCAGCCTGGTGCCCATCGTGATGTTCAGCAACTCGGTGGCGCAGATGCGCTTTTTCCCTGCGCTGGTGATGGACACGGCCATCCTGGGCATGTTCGGCTACGGTGTCTACAGCCTGTCCGAGCAGTCGTCCATGGCGATCATGATCCCGGCCGGCCTGACGCTGACGTCGGCCATCGTGTTCACGCTCTATGGCTGCTACATGCTGGAGCGTGACGAGCGCCAGAACTGGCTGCTTCACCTGCGCGAGCGCGTGCTCTTGCGTGAGCTGGAGCGGGCCAACAAGCACCTGGACGAGGTTTCACGCTGCGACATCCTGACCGAAGTGGCCAACCGCCGTCACTTCGACGAATACTTGCAGCATGTCTGGGATCGCGCCTGCCGCGATGGCAGTGAGATCTCGCTGATGATGATCGATGTGGACCACTTCAAGTCCTACAACGACCGCTACGGCCACCCCGAGGGCGACGCCTGCTTGAAAGATGTGGCCACGATGCTCAAGCGCCGCTTGCGCCGCCCCGGTGATCTCATAGCCCGTTTTGGGGGTGAGGAGTTCATCGCCGTGCTGGCCGGCACGCCCTTGAGCACCGCCGCCAGCGCGGCCGAGCGCGTGCGCAAAGGGGTTGAAAGTCTCAATCGGGCGCATGCCGCCTCCCCCACGCAACCCGTGGTGACGGTGAGCATCGGCGTGGCGTGTTTGCGCCCGAATTCGCCGCACGCCAGCCCTGCGCAGTTGATCTCCGCCGCTGATGAGGCGCTCTACCAGGCGAAATCTCGCGGTCGCAACCGCGTCTTCGCCTTTGGCACCCACGACTGA
- a CDS encoding cation diffusion facilitator family transporter produces the protein MALDLTPQDDPEQDTPERHAVAKRSTLVSVAVNLVLTTVQVLVGVFAHSQALIADGIHSLSDLIADFVVLLANQHSRKEADEDHHYGHHRYETAASLVLGVLLLSVGIGMLWSAVHKLGDPELIPKVKPVALYVALVALVSKELLFRYMLAAAERVRSSMLVANAWHARSDAASSLVVALGIIGNLAGYPLLDPVAALIVGFMVTKMGWEFGWDALNDLMDRSVSEDQIEQIREILTDTPGVQGVHDLRTRKMGDMIMVDAHIEVDGDLSVREGHDIAATARERVMRKLPVLDVMTHLDPVSGR, from the coding sequence ATGGCTTTGGACCTGACACCTCAGGACGACCCGGAACAGGACACCCCCGAACGGCACGCGGTGGCCAAGCGCAGCACGCTGGTCAGTGTGGCGGTCAACCTTGTGCTGACCACCGTGCAGGTGCTGGTGGGTGTGTTCGCGCATTCGCAAGCCTTGATTGCCGACGGCATCCATTCGCTGTCTGATCTGATCGCCGACTTTGTCGTGCTGCTGGCCAACCAGCACAGCCGCAAGGAGGCCGACGAAGACCACCATTACGGCCACCACCGTTATGAAACCGCCGCCTCGCTCGTGCTGGGGGTGCTGTTGCTGAGTGTGGGCATCGGCATGCTGTGGAGCGCCGTGCACAAGCTGGGTGACCCTGAGCTGATTCCCAAGGTCAAGCCCGTGGCCCTGTATGTGGCCCTGGTGGCGCTGGTCTCCAAGGAGCTGCTGTTCCGCTACATGCTGGCCGCCGCCGAGCGTGTGCGCTCCAGCATGCTGGTGGCCAACGCCTGGCATGCCCGTTCCGACGCAGCCTCATCCCTGGTTGTGGCGCTGGGCATCATCGGCAACCTCGCGGGCTACCCTTTGCTGGACCCTGTTGCCGCCCTGATCGTCGGCTTCATGGTGACCAAGATGGGCTGGGAATTCGGCTGGGATGCGCTCAATGATCTGATGGACCGATCCGTTTCAGAAGATCAGATCGAACAGATCCGCGAGATCCTCACCGACACACCCGGCGTGCAAGGCGTGCACGATCTGCGCACCCGCAAGATGGGCGACATGATCATGGTCGACGCCCACATCGAAGTCGATGGCGACTTGTCGGTCAGGGAAGGGCACGACATCGCGGCCACGGCGCGCGAACGCGTGATGCGCAAGCTGCCCGTGCTGGACGTGATGACCCACCTGGACCCTGTATCAGGGCGTTGA
- the leuA gene encoding 2-isopropylmalate synthase, with translation MLTTPATKYAAAPASLVSALPDRTWPNQQITRAPIWMSTDLRDGNQALFEPMNGATKLRMFQLLVEIGFKEIEVAFPAASRTDFDFVRTLIEGGHIPDDVTIEVITQAREDLIRETFEALRGAPKAIVHLYNATAPAWRRTVFGMSRDEVKQLAVRSTKLIRQLAQAQTGTRWTFQYSPETFSTTEPDFALDVCNAVIEAWQPTVDQPMIINLPATVEASTPNVYADQIEWMHRRLIKREAVILSVHPHNDRGTAVAAAELAVMAGAQRVEGCLFGNGERTGNVDLVTLALNLYSQGVSPGLDFSNLPAIARAVEHCIALPVHPRHPYAGDLVFTAFSGSHQDAIRKGLAAQQPDAPWTVPYLPIDPRDVGASYEAVIRVNSQSGKGGITYLLESAYGLVIPRRAQVEFSASVQAVADDTGRELTAGALWALFQSEYLAAPGPWALLHHHVSDDLGQCRVELLVQTPHGTRRLQGHGNGPLDAAWQAVQDLGLPEGAQWHGFEEHATREGSDATALAWVEVGAPGVAGSVYGAGRHPHIVSASVLAMMQALNRLAVKAGWSADAEMDPDKERAA, from the coding sequence ATGCTCACCACCCCCGCTACGAAGTACGCAGCCGCCCCCGCATCACTCGTATCGGCCTTGCCAGACCGCACCTGGCCCAATCAGCAGATCACCCGCGCGCCCATCTGGATGAGCACGGATCTGCGCGATGGCAACCAGGCCTTGTTCGAACCCATGAACGGCGCCACCAAGTTGCGCATGTTCCAGCTGCTGGTGGAGATCGGTTTCAAGGAAATCGAAGTGGCCTTCCCGGCGGCTTCGCGCACGGACTTCGATTTCGTGCGGACCTTGATCGAAGGCGGGCACATTCCGGATGACGTCACCATCGAGGTGATCACGCAAGCGCGCGAGGACCTCATCCGCGAGACCTTCGAGGCCTTGCGCGGCGCACCCAAGGCCATCGTGCACCTGTACAACGCCACCGCACCAGCCTGGCGTCGCACCGTGTTCGGCATGAGTCGTGACGAGGTCAAGCAACTGGCGGTGCGCAGCACGAAGTTGATCCGCCAGCTGGCCCAGGCCCAGACAGGCACGCGTTGGACTTTTCAGTACAGCCCCGAGACCTTCAGCACGACCGAGCCGGACTTCGCGCTGGACGTGTGCAATGCGGTGATCGAGGCCTGGCAGCCCACGGTGGACCAGCCCATGATCATCAACCTGCCCGCGACCGTGGAGGCCAGCACGCCCAATGTGTACGCGGACCAGATCGAGTGGATGCACCGACGGCTCATAAAGCGTGAGGCTGTCATCCTCAGCGTGCACCCGCACAATGACAGGGGCACCGCGGTGGCCGCCGCCGAGCTGGCCGTGATGGCGGGTGCCCAGCGTGTCGAGGGCTGCTTGTTCGGCAATGGCGAGCGCACCGGCAATGTGGACCTGGTGACCCTGGCCTTGAACCTCTACAGCCAGGGTGTCAGCCCCGGCTTGGACTTCTCCAACCTGCCGGCGATTGCGCGTGCGGTGGAGCACTGCATCGCCTTGCCGGTGCACCCGCGCCATCCGTATGCGGGCGATCTGGTCTTCACCGCGTTTTCGGGCTCGCATCAGGACGCCATTCGCAAGGGGCTGGCCGCGCAGCAGCCCGATGCGCCCTGGACGGTGCCCTACCTCCCCATCGACCCGCGCGATGTCGGGGCCAGTTACGAGGCCGTGATCCGGGTGAACAGCCAGTCCGGCAAGGGGGGCATCACCTACCTGCTTGAGTCGGCGTATGGCCTGGTGATCCCGCGCCGGGCGCAGGTGGAGTTCAGCGCCAGCGTGCAGGCGGTGGCCGATGACACCGGGCGTGAGCTGACGGCTGGTGCCTTGTGGGCCCTGTTCCAGTCCGAGTACCTGGCGGCCCCTGGCCCCTGGGCCCTGTTGCACCACCATGTGAGCGACGACTTGGGCCAATGCCGCGTGGAGTTGCTCGTGCAGACCCCGCATGGCACGCGCCGTCTGCAAGGACATGGCAACGGGCCCTTGGATGCAGCATGGCAAGCCGTGCAGGACTTGGGCTTGCCCGAGGGCGCACAGTGGCATGGCTTTGAAGAGCACGCCACCCGAGAGGGCTCCGACGCCACCGCGCTGGCCTGGGTGGAGGTGGGCGCACCGGGTGTGGCGGGCAGCGTGTATGGCGCAGGGCGGCACCCGCATATCGTGAGTGCGTCCGTGCTGGCCATGATGCAGGCGCTCAACCGCCTGGCGGTCAAGGCCGGCTGGTCTGCTGACGCCGAGATGGACCCAGACAAGGAGCGGGCAGCATGA